GAGTAATCGTTCAATATGAACTTGCACGTTGTTGAATTTGTTCAATTaagtaatatcttttatcaggTGTGGCTTCCACAAATACTGCAGAACAATAGTTGAGAATGGACTAATAAAATCAGTATAGAGGTGCTCCTTTGCTTCTACATGACTATTTGAAGAGAAAGATCAGTGTAGTAGACCTAACATTTTGTAGGCTTTGCTAAGAATATCAGTAGTGAGCTTCCCACGATAATTTGGAGGAAATCATTATTCCTAAGTCTTTGTGAGTATATATCAGTTTTAGAGATGGTACTAAATATCGAATAGAGTAAATTGTGTCTTAGATAAATTGAACAGTAAATTTGTGTCAACACTCCAAATATTAAGTAAGTTGAGATCTTCTTGCAGTTGAATAGAGTCTATTATATCCACAATAGTCTTGTAGCATTTAGTGTacatgtcatcagcaaataataCTAGTATAGAAGAAAGAACTTGCTGAGGAAGATTGTTTATATAAATGAGGACCTAGCACACTTCTCTGCAGAACACCAGATAACACTGGAAGAAAATCTGAATATTTGTTGTTTATCTTAACAAATTGTTTTTGGTGCAATAAACAGTGTCAGAACCATAGCCATAGGTTTCTAGCAATACCAATTGACTTTAATTTTAAAAGAAGCTGATTATGAGATACACTATCAAATTCCTTTTGAAGTCCAAGTATATTATATCAGTTTGTTGGGGAGTATTTATAATGCTATTAGAAATAATAAGAAGTTGTTGGATAACAGATCTGTTTTTCAGGAAGCCAAATTGTGAACAAGAAAGGTGTTTGTGGGCGTGTCCAATAATTTTGTCGTAAATCAGTTGCTCAAGAACTTTTGATGAATTATAATGATATCGGCCGATAGTTGGTAACTGATGTTTTATCACCGGACTTGAAAATAGGGACAATGCAATGAATGCACCATTCTGAAGGCAAAGTATGTTGTCGAAGGATGAGATTGTACAGGTAATGGAAAGGTTTGTAAAGCAATACAGCGCAGCCCTTCAGGACTTTAGCTCCAATATCATCTATTCCCACAGTTTTACAAGGGTTGTGTGAGTTTAGAGCTTGAAATGTGTCGTGTTCAGAGGTAGTTATGGAGACAAATTCCATAGCAGAACCAACTATTAGgccgtgcaaagttaattatatgtttctggtcctaccaattccccaaaattgaccaggtgaccaggattttttatttatttattaacttttggatgtggtacactacatttgacaatatataaaattataggggaaaacaaagttaatgtataaagttatagcatctttataagaaaaggGTGTTTATAGGACATGAATACCTTTCAACAGAGtatggtgattgcacaattcattTGGCAAATAGAtaaccaggaagggaaccagaaacatataaataACTTTTTGTGGCCTTAATGCACAATACACTACTACTGTACTTACTTAATACAGATCATTAACTGTCACAGACACCATCATTACCTAAGAATGCAGTGGGAGAGGTAACGTGGAGTACCATTAGGTGACTAAGTGCCTTTAATATATTCTGTGTCACTGGCCACGAAGCAATAAATTCAATTGTTTTAAGAATAAAATGGAAAACACTGCAAAAATTATGCATGATTGATATTGTTATCTTAGTGATTCAGCTCTAGATTAAGTGATGGTATATGGACTTATAAACATTATTTTTATCggtcatcataatcattttacACCATATATGCAACTGGCTACCTTGTAACTATCTTTGCACAGAACCATGTAGCAAACAAGCATCACCACAAAAGAATATGCTCCAATTCCCCTTCTATGTCTTCTTTAAGCAGCAATATTCATACAATTTGTCCTTTTGGAATAACTTAAGCATAGTAGGCAGGGGGGACTACAGGCCAGCAGTCATCTTAATGAAACATCAATAAGCTTTCCCCTTCAGTAATTGATCCCCTTTTACAAGATTATTTCCTTCTGTAGGCACTTATAGAGCCATCAAATAAGTAAGATGTATATTTTAAGAGTGTGGAAGACAAACTTGCTCTTTGGTCAACTGATCACTGTTGAAGAACAGTTAGCTACACGGACAACAAAGTTGAAGTATACACTATACTTGCATAGTATATACTATGGGTTGAAGTAACATCATCTGCATTACTGCATAACATTTCACTGAATGCTCAGCAGAAGTCGGATTGGAGGGTTTCCATTTGATTTTACTAACAACTGGTCTGCTCCAGTTTTTGATTTCCGACTATCTTTTGTCTGCTCCATAGTCACAAGTGGTCACAAGTTTCCAGGAATGTCATGGCCTACTGGGATGTTCATGACTAAAACAGGTCTTCAGCTTTTGCCACCATCTCGCCCAGATGTCATAGGCTCTCCTGACACTACATTTGCTGGTTCTCGCAATGGCTTATCTGCTTTGCTTTGGTGGACCTACATCAGCACCCACAGTTATGATAAACACTTGGAGGAAGTCCTTGACTGTCTAAAATTAATAGAGTACACTGAAAAAGAGCTGGAGAAGGTTGAGAGGGAAATTGGAAGAAATATATGGATTGCCCGCACTCCCTCAGCTTTGTGTGTTTGTTTCAGGAAACCAAATGATGACATTGTGTATAAGTACATATTAGCAAGTGAAGGAGTTTACTATGGTAATGAATTACGCCTGTACACTCATATGCACATAATGAAAGGTGTTAACAAAGAGAAGATAGACAGCTTGATGAAGAACTATACGTAAACCAGGTATCTTCCCAGAAGACAAACCTATAGCAACACCACTGAGCATTGAAGCAACTATTACAACAGTGGTCAGGTTAAAGAGATGGGTGGGCATTGCAAAGCAGAATCTTTACAATGGTATGGCTATTGGAAAAGATCAAGCAGGCATTATAAAGGGTATCAAACCACTGTCAAATTGGCCTCGTCAAGGTCGTGGTTTTAAGTGATCATTAGCTACTTATAAGGTCATCGTTAAAGTAGTGTATTGTAGAATGTAATGGTATATTTCTATTAAAGGAAATATTTTAGTATGTatattacaaagaaattattaTACATAATTACCATACACAGTTTGTAGCTGTTACACATGGCACATAGAAAAATGTCAACACCATATATGCAAAGGTCTGTtgataactttttgatcatatGCTATTTGAACAAATGGCATGTAACTAGCTCCCAATGCTCCATCCACATGAATCCAATAACCCTTTCAAGGACATGCAATAGTATTACCAGTATCAGGATTAGTGATCTCAAGATTTTGCTCATCCATCCCATGCTTCTTCAGGATTGGCATTAGCTTCTCACCAGCTTCCTGCACACTGTCATATGCACCTTTAATGTTGTACCATAATTGAAAATGAGTAGCACAGGGTAACCTTTCTCTGCAAAGAATTCTACAAATTTGCAAAGTTTCTCCACATCAACATATCCTAGACCAGTGTTACCTTCTGCTGAAGGGACTCTCAACCGGCCATTCTCCACCCAGTGGACAAGAATCATGGTACAGTTCCATTGCTACTTCACAGTAGGTCTTGATGTGAAGCATTGAAGTAGCCTTGATGACTGAATAGTGCATGGGTTTCTTGTGAGTAGAAAGCTATTGGAGTATATATAAGCATTGGATTTGTTTTTGGGAgcatgcgggcgggtggtccatttccattataagattggctagcttttcaagccattatttttcaagccattattttcggcctggcacagccaaaaaggctgcacaaaagcatgcttaagcttgttccttcctttgtaagttgcacaAATAActcaaacgtgaagtttgtgctgac
The nucleotide sequence above comes from Dysidea avara chromosome 3, odDysAvar1.4, whole genome shotgun sequence. Encoded proteins:
- the LOC136248540 gene encoding histidine decarboxylase-like: MLSRSRIGGFPFDFTNNWSAPVFDFRLSFVCSIVTSGHKFPGMSWPTGMFMTKTGLQLLPPSRPDVIGSPDTTFAGSRNGLSALLWWTYISTHSYDKHLEEVLDCLKLIEYTEKELEKVEREIGRNIWIARTPSALCVCFRKPNDDIVYKYILASEGVYYGNELRLYTHMHIMKGVNKEKIDSLMKNYT